One segment of Thermus neutrinimicus DNA contains the following:
- a CDS encoding ABC transporter permease, with product MRWELDPNPSPPKVLLTYAVFLLLSLLGLGVLFLLYGVVPLKAYGLLLSPLMDTLGLAEVVRRTIPLLLIGSGLALAFRVGFFNIGAEGQLLMGAVGGAYVALFLPPGPWTLALMFLLGGGLGAVWSGLAAWLRVRFGANEILTTLMQNYLVYYLVVYLVAGPWKGQTVFGFLYTDPFPPEAKLPRLGDTLVHWPTLVLGIAAALGLQLLLFRTPLGFEWRILGENPEAARYLGLKGGRLIPLAALLSGFLAGLAGVGEVAGIHLRLLEPAQISLGYGFTAILVAWLARGRPLWVLFTAPLLGLILAGGDALKLSLSMPFRVVDVVAGLLLLSLIGAEALSQRRLIWRR from the coding sequence ATGAGGTGGGAGTTGGATCCAAACCCCTCCCCCCCGAAGGTCCTTCTCACCTATGCCGTTTTTCTTTTGCTATCCCTCCTGGGCCTGGGTGTGCTCTTCCTCCTTTACGGGGTAGTGCCCCTTAAGGCGTATGGCCTCCTTCTCTCGCCCCTCATGGATACCTTGGGCTTAGCGGAGGTGGTGCGGCGCACCATCCCCCTTCTCCTTATCGGCTCGGGCCTGGCCTTGGCCTTCCGGGTGGGGTTTTTCAACATTGGGGCGGAGGGGCAGCTCCTTATGGGAGCGGTAGGGGGAGCCTACGTGGCCCTTTTTCTACCCCCTGGGCCCTGGACCCTGGCCCTTATGTTCCTTCTGGGGGGTGGTTTGGGGGCGGTTTGGAGCGGGCTTGCCGCCTGGCTTCGGGTGCGCTTTGGGGCCAACGAGATCCTGACCACCCTCATGCAGAACTACCTGGTTTACTACCTGGTGGTCTACCTGGTGGCGGGACCCTGGAAGGGGCAGACGGTCTTCGGCTTCCTCTACACGGACCCGTTTCCCCCGGAGGCAAAGCTTCCCCGCCTGGGGGATACCCTGGTGCACTGGCCCACCCTGGTCCTTGGCATTGCGGCGGCCTTGGGGCTTCAGCTCCTTCTCTTCCGCACCCCCTTGGGCTTTGAGTGGCGAATCCTGGGGGAAAACCCCGAGGCTGCCCGGTACCTGGGCCTTAAGGGGGGCAGGCTGATCCCCTTGGCCGCGCTTCTTTCCGGGTTTCTTGCGGGCCTTGCGGGGGTGGGGGAGGTGGCGGGCATTCACCTGAGGCTCTTGGAGCCTGCCCAGATTTCCCTGGGGTACGGCTTCACCGCCATCCTGGTGGCCTGGTTGGCCCGGGGAAGGCCCCTTTGGGTGCTCTTTACCGCTCCCCTTCTCGGCCTCATCCTGGCCGGTGGGGATGCCCTGAAGCTTTCCCTTTCCATGCCCTTCCGGGTGGTGGATGTGGTGGCGGGGCTTTTGCTCCTTAGCCTCATCGGGGCTGAGGCCTTGAGCCAACGTCGCTTGATCTGGAGGCGCTGA
- the hslU gene encoding ATP-dependent protease ATPase subunit HslU, with the protein MNLTPAEIVRELSKHIVGQEAAKRAVAVALRNRYRRKKLPPEVAREVTPKNILMIGPTGVGKTEIARRLARLAGAPFVKVEATKFTEVGYVGRDVDAIVRDLAEASYQLVMEEMKKKVEEKALALAEEELATLLRASVAEVRAGRLDSLSVEVQVEEEVSLPFMGVLGGEGFGGMGEMLKGLLPKRPVRKRMTVKEAREVLKNQHAERLIDKEELKEEARRRAQEDGIVFIDEIDKVARREGTVGPDVSGEGVQRDLLPIVEGTVVSTRIGPVSTEHVLFIAAGAFHVAKPSDLIPELQGRFPIRVELSPLGPEEFYRILKEPENSLIRQYTELLRADGTELLFHEDALRAIAEAAYRANQELEDIGARRLATVLERVLEEVSFQTDLGRVEITRAYVEQRLEAVFASPDMTRFVL; encoded by the coding sequence ATGAACCTCACGCCTGCGGAGATCGTTCGGGAGCTTTCCAAGCACATCGTGGGACAAGAGGCGGCCAAGCGGGCGGTGGCCGTGGCCTTGAGGAACCGGTACCGCCGGAAGAAACTTCCGCCCGAGGTGGCCCGGGAGGTGACCCCCAAGAACATCCTCATGATCGGGCCCACGGGGGTGGGTAAGACGGAGATCGCCCGCCGCCTGGCCCGCCTGGCGGGGGCTCCCTTTGTCAAGGTGGAGGCCACCAAGTTCACCGAGGTGGGTTACGTGGGCCGGGATGTGGACGCCATCGTGCGGGACCTGGCGGAGGCCAGCTACCAGCTGGTGATGGAGGAGATGAAAAAGAAGGTGGAGGAAAAAGCCCTGGCCCTGGCCGAGGAGGAGCTGGCCACCCTGCTCCGCGCCTCGGTGGCCGAGGTGCGCGCGGGGCGGCTGGATAGCCTCTCTGTGGAGGTGCAGGTGGAAGAGGAGGTGAGCCTGCCCTTCATGGGTGTCCTCGGGGGCGAGGGCTTTGGCGGCATGGGGGAGATGCTGAAAGGCCTTCTTCCCAAGCGGCCGGTGCGCAAGCGCATGACGGTAAAGGAAGCCCGGGAGGTGCTCAAGAACCAGCACGCCGAGCGCCTCATCGATAAGGAGGAGTTGAAGGAAGAGGCCAGGAGGCGGGCCCAGGAGGACGGAATCGTCTTCATTGACGAGATCGACAAGGTGGCCCGCCGGGAGGGCACGGTGGGGCCGGATGTGTCCGGGGAGGGGGTCCAGCGGGACCTCCTGCCCATCGTGGAGGGTACGGTGGTCTCCACCCGCATCGGTCCGGTGTCCACCGAGCATGTGCTCTTCATCGCCGCGGGGGCCTTCCATGTGGCCAAGCCCTCGGACCTGATCCCCGAGCTCCAGGGCCGGTTCCCCATCCGGGTGGAGCTTTCCCCCTTGGGCCCCGAGGAGTTTTACCGCATCCTGAAGGAGCCGGAAAACTCCTTGATCCGCCAGTACACGGAGCTTTTACGGGCAGACGGCACGGAGCTCCTCTTCCATGAGGATGCCCTAAGGGCCATCGCCGAGGCGGCCTACCGGGCTAATCAGGAGCTCGAGGACATCGGGGCCAGGAGGCTGGCCACGGTCTTGGAACGGGTGCTGGAGGAGGTCAGCTTCCAGACGGACCTGGGCCGGGTGGAGATCACCCGGGCCTATGTGGAGCAGAGGTTGGAAGCGGTTTTCGCTTCCCCGGACATGACGCGGTTTGTGCTGTAG
- a CDS encoding ABC transporter ATP-binding protein has translation MLKLENITKRFGSVVANRRVTLEVARGEVLALLGENGAGKTTLVSILYGLYAPDEGRILLEGQEVRIPSPKAAQRLGIALVPQHPELIEAHTVAENLALGLDLPLVFSRRALVRRLAALLEGHPLGVDLEAPAARLSAGEKQRVELLRALLNRPKVLVLDEPTSVLTPKEVDGLFQEILRLKALGLAVIFISHKLEEVLAIADRIAVLRAGEKVGEVWRKEASKDLLVRLMVGRSLAPPPKMPPPREEVILEVEDLLVPRHGFPVQGVSFALRAGEVLGIAGVAGSGQAELVQALAGLRPHQGRVRFLGRPWPRDPNHLFRQGVAHVPEERSMGVVGGMSVAENLALRTYPRFVRRGLLDYRAMEKEAEGLIQRYGIRTPSPRTPVRFLSGGNVQKVILARELQGGPRLLLAMHPTYGLDVGATEEVHGRILELVQAGGAVVLVSEDLDEILALSHKVAALYRGRFVGPISRGEADRERLGRMMTEGRI, from the coding sequence ATGCTGAAACTGGAGAACATCACCAAGCGCTTTGGTTCCGTGGTGGCCAACCGCCGGGTCACCCTCGAGGTGGCCCGGGGGGAGGTCCTGGCCCTTCTGGGGGAAAACGGGGCGGGGAAGACCACTTTGGTGAGCATCCTTTACGGCCTCTATGCCCCGGACGAGGGGCGGATCCTCCTGGAGGGCCAGGAGGTACGCATCCCATCCCCCAAGGCCGCCCAGCGCCTGGGCATTGCCTTGGTGCCCCAGCATCCTGAGCTCATCGAGGCCCACACCGTGGCCGAGAACCTGGCTTTAGGCCTGGATCTGCCTCTGGTTTTCTCCCGCCGGGCTCTCGTGCGGCGGCTTGCGGCCCTTTTGGAGGGGCATCCATTGGGCGTGGACCTCGAGGCGCCTGCGGCCCGTCTTTCCGCTGGGGAAAAGCAAAGGGTGGAGCTCCTCCGCGCCCTTCTCAACCGCCCCAAGGTGCTGGTTTTGGACGAGCCCACCAGCGTTCTTACCCCCAAGGAGGTGGACGGGCTTTTTCAGGAGATCCTGCGCCTCAAGGCCCTGGGCCTTGCGGTGATCTTCATCAGCCACAAGTTGGAGGAGGTTTTGGCCATTGCTGACCGGATCGCGGTGCTTAGGGCTGGGGAGAAGGTGGGGGAGGTTTGGCGGAAGGAGGCCAGCAAGGACCTCCTGGTGCGCCTTATGGTGGGCCGAAGCCTGGCCCCGCCCCCCAAGATGCCCCCGCCCCGGGAGGAGGTGATCCTCGAGGTGGAGGACCTTCTGGTGCCCCGGCATGGTTTTCCTGTTCAGGGGGTTTCCTTTGCCCTGCGGGCGGGAGAGGTGCTGGGGATTGCGGGGGTGGCGGGAAGCGGGCAGGCGGAGCTGGTGCAAGCCCTGGCGGGGCTCAGGCCCCACCAGGGCCGGGTGCGCTTCCTCGGCAGGCCCTGGCCCCGGGATCCCAACCATCTCTTCCGACAGGGGGTGGCCCATGTTCCCGAGGAGCGGAGCATGGGGGTGGTGGGCGGCATGAGCGTGGCGGAAAACCTAGCCCTTAGGACCTACCCCCGGTTTGTTCGCAGGGGCCTCCTGGATTACCGGGCCATGGAGAAGGAGGCGGAGGGCTTGATCCAGCGCTACGGCATCCGCACCCCCTCCCCCCGCACCCCCGTGCGGTTCCTCTCGGGGGGAAACGTGCAGAAGGTGATCCTGGCCCGGGAGCTTCAGGGGGGGCCTCGCCTCCTTTTGGCCATGCACCCCACCTACGGGCTGGATGTGGGGGCCACGGAGGAGGTCCACGGGCGTATTCTAGAGCTGGTACAAGCGGGTGGGGCTGTGGTTTTGGTCAGTGAGGACCTGGACGAGATCCTGGCCCTCTCCCATAAGGTGGCGGCCCTGTACCGCGGGCGCTTCGTGGGGCCCATTTCCCGGGGGGAGGCGGACCGGGAACGCCTGGGGAGGATGATGACGGAGGGGCGAATATGA
- a CDS encoding nucleotidyltransferase domain-containing protein: protein MTRIFTFDPEARRAELERATAWLAERPEVLAVVLFGSLARGEATAMSDADLLVLLEGSPLPFPERLVLYRPQGIRRVEVFPYTWEEAVRGLWEGHGLVHAALREGVPLFEREGAWARLKGLASSSP from the coding sequence GTGACGAGGATTTTCACCTTTGATCCCGAGGCCCGCCGTGCGGAGTTGGAACGGGCTACGGCCTGGTTGGCGGAGCGGCCGGAGGTTCTGGCGGTGGTCCTCTTTGGCTCCTTGGCCCGGGGGGAGGCCACGGCCATGAGCGACGCCGACCTCTTGGTCCTTTTGGAAGGCTCCCCCTTGCCCTTCCCCGAGCGCCTGGTCCTCTACCGGCCGCAGGGGATCCGGAGGGTGGAGGTCTTTCCCTACACCTGGGAGGAAGCGGTAAGGGGTCTTTGGGAGGGGCATGGCCTGGTCCATGCGGCCCTGCGGGAGGGTGTTCCCCTCTTTGAGCGGGAAGGGGCCTGGGCCCGCCTGAAGGGCCTGGCGTCCTCTTCCCCGTAA
- a CDS encoding ABC transporter permease, translating into MEEALVRAVLFGTPILLASLGALLSERGGVVNLGVEGMMALSALGAFAVALEVGPVRGILAGVGVGSFMGLFLGLFAVVLRANQFVAGLALAALGLGASGLLGKRYEGVPLPQPLPEGGLALVALALALGLHLLLSRTRFGLYLRSVGENPKAADLFGVSVEGVRYLALALGGGIIGLAGAYLSLAYRPSWTDGMTSGLGWVAIALVILAGWHPLRAVLGAYFFGLLFFLQFRLQGSVPIPAEAFAAMPYLLVILVLALSGRARAPKALGQPFDRGR; encoded by the coding sequence ATGGAAGAGGCTCTGGTGCGCGCGGTGCTGTTTGGGACGCCCATACTCCTTGCCTCCTTGGGGGCTCTCCTTTCCGAGCGGGGTGGGGTGGTGAACCTGGGGGTGGAGGGCATGATGGCGCTCTCCGCCCTGGGAGCCTTTGCCGTGGCCCTCGAGGTCGGGCCGGTTAGGGGGATTCTTGCCGGGGTAGGGGTAGGCTCCTTCATGGGCCTTTTCCTGGGCCTCTTTGCCGTGGTCCTCCGGGCCAACCAGTTCGTGGCGGGGCTCGCCCTGGCCGCCTTGGGCCTTGGGGCCTCGGGGCTTTTGGGGAAGCGGTATGAGGGGGTGCCCCTACCCCAGCCCCTGCCGGAGGGGGGTCTGGCCCTGGTGGCCTTGGCCTTGGCTTTGGGCCTCCACCTCCTTCTTTCCCGCACCCGCTTTGGCCTTTACCTGAGGAGCGTGGGGGAAAACCCCAAGGCGGCGGATCTCTTCGGGGTGAGCGTGGAGGGGGTGCGGTACCTGGCCTTGGCCCTGGGGGGTGGGATAATCGGCCTGGCTGGGGCCTACCTCTCCCTGGCCTACCGCCCTTCCTGGACAGACGGCATGACCTCAGGGCTGGGCTGGGTAGCCATCGCCTTGGTGATCCTGGCGGGCTGGCACCCCTTGAGGGCCGTGTTGGGGGCCTACTTTTTTGGCCTCCTATTCTTCCTGCAGTTCCGCCTGCAGGGCAGTGTACCTATACCGGCGGAGGCCTTTGCCGCCATGCCCTACCTTTTGGTTATCCTGGTCCTGGCCCTATCGGGCCGCGCCCGGGCCCCCAAGGCCCTGGGCCAGCCCTTTGACCGGGGGAGGTGA
- the hslV gene encoding ATP-dependent protease subunit HslV: MEIHGTTILAVRKDGVTALAGDGQVTFGQTVLKRGAVKVRRLEVGEGILVGFAGGVADALSLLERFEEKLKEAKGNLLKGAVETAKLWRTDRVLRHLQAMIIAADREGMVLLSGSGEVITPEEPLLAVGSGGPYALAAAKALYRHSGLSAREIAEEALKIAAEVDLYTSGQVTVLTLEEA; encoded by the coding sequence GTGGAGATCCATGGCACCACCATCTTGGCCGTGCGCAAGGACGGGGTTACCGCCTTGGCCGGGGATGGCCAGGTTACCTTCGGGCAGACCGTCCTCAAGCGGGGGGCGGTGAAGGTGCGGCGCCTCGAGGTGGGGGAAGGCATCCTGGTGGGCTTTGCCGGCGGGGTGGCGGACGCCTTAAGCCTTCTGGAGCGCTTTGAGGAGAAGCTTAAGGAGGCCAAGGGCAACCTGCTCAAGGGGGCGGTGGAAACCGCCAAGCTTTGGCGCACCGACCGGGTGTTGCGCCACCTTCAGGCCATGATCATTGCCGCCGACCGGGAGGGGATGGTGCTCCTTTCCGGAAGCGGCGAGGTCATCACCCCCGAGGAACCCCTTTTGGCGGTGGGGTCTGGGGGCCCCTATGCCTTGGCGGCGGCCAAGGCCCTCTACCGGCACTCCGGCCTTTCCGCTCGGGAGATCGCTGAGGAGGCCCTTAAGATTGCGGCTGAGGTGGATCTTTACACCTCGGGCCAGGTGACGGTTCTCACCCTGGAGGAAGCATGA
- a CDS encoding sigma 54-interacting transcriptional regulator, producing the protein MKAKTLGELRRTYPMEKLGRTVKDEARENLKEKLRKGERLFPGIHGYEDTVIPALVQAILAKQNFILLGTRGQAKSRILRSLINLLDEEIPALATELRDNPLRPISPEGKRLLEEAGDEAPIVWITREERYVEKLATPDTTVADLLGDMDPIKAARKGTGMADLESIHFGLLPRANRGIFAVNELADLAPKVQVALFNILEEGDVQIRGYPIRLPLDVWLVFTANPQDYTARGRIVTPLKDRIGSEIRTHYPKTLEEGLRISAQEAFVPEGVLIPEWIRLSVEAVAFAAREDRRVDQTAGVSQRLSISLLEVVAASAERRALLQGTRPVARPLDLYAGLPAITGKLELEYEGELQGAEKVARDLVQRAFGMVIPRYRLRTEAIVAYFEEGNLLTLPEGSVEEALSAMAEVPGLLEAARALAESQEPEGLLSAAEFILEGLVGRRKLARGEMSYQAAERTRSYGN; encoded by the coding sequence GTGAAGGCCAAGACTCTCGGCGAACTCCGGCGCACCTATCCCATGGAGAAGCTTGGGCGCACCGTCAAGGACGAGGCCCGGGAAAACCTCAAGGAAAAGCTCCGCAAAGGGGAAAGGCTTTTCCCAGGCATCCACGGGTACGAGGACACCGTCATCCCCGCCTTGGTCCAGGCCATCCTGGCCAAGCAAAACTTCATCCTCCTGGGCACCCGGGGCCAGGCCAAAAGCCGTATCCTTCGCAGCTTGATCAACCTTCTGGACGAGGAGATCCCCGCCCTGGCCACCGAGCTTCGGGACAACCCCCTAAGGCCCATCTCACCGGAAGGGAAGCGGCTTCTGGAGGAGGCCGGGGACGAGGCTCCCATCGTCTGGATAACCCGGGAGGAGCGGTATGTGGAGAAACTGGCCACCCCCGACACCACCGTGGCCGACCTCCTGGGGGACATGGACCCCATCAAGGCAGCCCGCAAGGGAACGGGTATGGCTGACCTGGAAAGCATCCACTTTGGCCTCCTTCCCCGGGCCAACCGGGGCATCTTTGCCGTGAACGAGCTGGCCGACCTCGCCCCCAAGGTGCAGGTGGCCCTGTTCAACATCCTGGAGGAAGGCGACGTGCAGATACGCGGCTACCCCATCCGCCTGCCCTTGGACGTCTGGCTGGTCTTCACCGCCAATCCCCAGGACTACACGGCCAGGGGACGGATCGTGACCCCCCTCAAAGACCGCATCGGCAGCGAGATCCGCACCCACTACCCCAAGACCCTCGAGGAGGGCCTTCGGATCAGCGCCCAGGAAGCCTTCGTGCCGGAAGGGGTTCTCATCCCCGAGTGGATCCGCCTTTCCGTGGAGGCCGTGGCCTTCGCCGCCCGGGAAGACCGGCGGGTGGACCAGACGGCCGGCGTTTCCCAACGCCTTTCCATAAGCCTTCTGGAGGTGGTGGCGGCCAGCGCCGAGAGGCGGGCTCTCCTTCAGGGCACGCGGCCTGTGGCCCGTCCCCTGGACCTCTACGCGGGGCTTCCCGCCATCACCGGGAAGCTGGAGTTGGAGTACGAGGGGGAGCTTCAGGGAGCGGAAAAGGTGGCCCGGGACCTGGTGCAAAGGGCCTTTGGCATGGTTATCCCCCGCTACCGCTTGAGGACCGAGGCCATCGTGGCCTATTTCGAAGAGGGAAACCTCCTCACCCTGCCGGAGGGAAGCGTGGAGGAGGCCCTAAGCGCCATGGCGGAGGTGCCGGGACTCTTAGAGGCGGCAAGGGCCCTGGCGGAAAGCCAGGAGCCCGAGGGGCTCCTTTCCGCGGCGGAGTTTATCCTGGAGGGGCTGGTGGGCAGGAGAAAGCTCGCCCGGGGGGAGATGAGCTACCAGGCGGCGGAGAGGACGCGGAGCTATGGCAACTAG
- a CDS encoding vWA domain-containing protein, with the protein MKAIRYSRYEGSLEDLSPEEILGLLEDFLLDSGFSDPFQRYDPDPERRPTLEDLYDALLEALLKNELVPEDWLREARFAERKEDTRLHQALTRMLEKLREAGYLRFPGEDPTNPAQGGYKGEAGETRFELTEKASDFLGLKSLRELLGALGRNAPGLHPTPHHAPGVEKTGETKGWEWGDPLELNVPETLKKAMAKGLMELSPEDLVIDLSEYTASMSTVVLLDCSHSMILYGEDRFTPAKRVALALAHLIRTQYPGDRVRFVLFHDTAEEIPLSRLPLAQVGPYHTNTKAGLELARTLLRKMGGELRQIILITDGKPSAITLPSGEIYKNAWGLDPLILAETLKEATLARKEGIPIHTFMLAREPELLAFVKKLSQITRGKAYLTHPGNLGRYLLLDFLNKKVQRN; encoded by the coding sequence ATGAAGGCCATCCGCTATAGCCGCTACGAGGGAAGCCTCGAGGACCTCTCCCCCGAGGAGATCCTGGGCCTCCTGGAGGACTTCCTCCTGGACTCCGGGTTTTCCGATCCCTTCCAGCGCTACGACCCCGACCCCGAACGCCGGCCTACGCTGGAGGATCTCTACGACGCCCTCCTCGAGGCCCTCCTCAAAAACGAACTGGTGCCGGAGGACTGGCTTAGGGAGGCCCGCTTCGCCGAGCGCAAGGAGGATACAAGGCTCCATCAGGCCCTCACCCGGATGCTGGAGAAGCTAAGGGAAGCCGGGTATCTCCGCTTCCCTGGAGAAGATCCCACTAACCCCGCCCAAGGAGGGTACAAGGGGGAGGCGGGCGAGACCCGCTTTGAGCTCACGGAAAAGGCCTCGGACTTCCTGGGCCTGAAAAGCCTCCGGGAGCTCCTGGGGGCCCTGGGCCGAAATGCGCCCGGGCTTCACCCCACCCCCCACCACGCCCCGGGGGTGGAGAAGACAGGGGAAACCAAGGGCTGGGAGTGGGGGGACCCCTTGGAGCTCAACGTTCCGGAAACCCTGAAAAAGGCCATGGCCAAGGGGCTTATGGAGCTCTCCCCCGAGGATCTGGTCATCGACCTCTCGGAGTACACCGCCAGCATGAGCACCGTGGTCCTCTTAGACTGCTCCCACTCCATGATCCTTTACGGGGAGGACCGCTTCACCCCCGCCAAAAGGGTGGCCTTGGCCTTGGCCCATCTGATCCGCACCCAGTACCCCGGGGACCGGGTGCGCTTCGTCCTCTTCCACGACACCGCGGAGGAAATCCCCCTCTCCCGACTTCCCCTGGCCCAGGTGGGCCCCTACCACACCAACACCAAGGCGGGGCTGGAGCTGGCCAGAACCCTTTTGCGGAAGATGGGCGGGGAGCTGAGGCAGATCATCCTCATCACCGACGGCAAGCCCTCGGCCATCACCCTTCCCAGCGGGGAAATCTACAAGAACGCCTGGGGCCTCGATCCCCTGATCCTGGCGGAAACCCTAAAGGAAGCCACCCTGGCCCGCAAGGAAGGCATCCCCATCCACACCTTCATGCTGGCCCGGGAACCGGAACTCCTGGCCTTCGTGAAGAAGCTTTCCCAGATCACCCGGGGTAAGGCCTACCTCACCCACCCCGGCAACCTCGGCAGGTACCTCCTCTTGGACTTCCTGAACAAGAAGGTGCAAAGGAACTGA
- a CDS encoding formate dehydrogenase accessory sulfurtransferase FdhD: MWRFEGGRFLGETFPLPEEERFLLLVNGKPWTSFSYTPGDEAYLALGHLFLSGVLSGLEGVRWLVGEGVVAVDLPGDPDKGVGVRDSGCAAGLRYGEPRLSPLPRLPLEPRLPLELMAQLRQHAVRYARTRGIHGAALFDLSGQLLYINEDIGRHNAVDRLAGYMLLEGVQPPVLLAVTGRVSQEMAGKAIGMGAVLLASRTGATLPAVELARRYGLALAAYVRPTGYRLYAPGGMPVPEGVLRP; this comes from the coding sequence ATGTGGAGGTTTGAGGGAGGCCGTTTCCTGGGGGAAACCTTCCCCCTGCCTGAGGAGGAGCGCTTCCTCCTTTTGGTAAACGGGAAGCCCTGGACTTCTTTCAGCTACACCCCCGGGGACGAGGCCTACCTGGCCCTCGGCCATCTCTTCTTGAGCGGGGTGCTTTCGGGCCTCGAGGGGGTGCGCTGGTTGGTGGGCGAGGGGGTGGTGGCCGTGGACCTGCCCGGGGATCCCGACAAGGGGGTGGGCGTACGGGATAGCGGTTGCGCTGCGGGGCTACGCTATGGTGAACCCCGCCTTTCCCCCCTGCCTAGGTTGCCCCTGGAGCCCAGACTTCCCCTGGAGCTCATGGCCCAACTGCGCCAGCATGCGGTGCGCTACGCCCGGACCCGGGGTATACACGGAGCGGCCCTCTTTGACCTTTCCGGACAGCTTCTCTACATCAATGAGGATATTGGTCGCCACAACGCCGTGGACCGCCTGGCGGGGTACATGCTCCTGGAGGGGGTACAGCCTCCCGTGCTCTTGGCGGTAACGGGGAGGGTAAGCCAGGAGATGGCGGGCAAAGCCATCGGTATGGGCGCGGTGCTCCTGGCGAGCCGCACGGGAGCCACCCTCCCTGCCGTGGAGCTAGCCCGCCGCTACGGCTTGGCCCTGGCGGCCTACGTGCGCCCAACAGGCTACCGCCTCTACGCCCCAGGCGGTATGCCGGTGCCCGAGGGGGTTCTCAGGCCTTAG
- a CDS encoding tetratricopeptide repeat protein — MRWILLALGLLAGPALAQTPPPPSNQVEKQDAFRLGVQLYALGRYEAALELFERALKEKPQDPDILYWLARAQLKVGLLNPALENAKGLVARNPRYIGGYMVLSEAYVALFRASEDREKGKGYLDQALTVLRDAERVNPRYAPLHAQRGLVYAFLGQADKAEEAFKRALSLQDSAEVRGALAELYLAAGRLDEALEQYAKAVQLLPQDGNLRVRYASALLLKGRAEEAVRVLEEGYRLKPLDAEGWYTLGQAYFLLGRSKEAGVALENAVALAPLRFPVAYYYLGQIYLALGDAQKAKSRLTVAVRLEPKRAEYRYQLCLANEKLGDKEGARYQCQEALKLKPGYKEAEEVLKRL; from the coding sequence ATGCGCTGGATCCTTTTGGCTTTGGGTTTGCTGGCTGGACCTGCTCTAGCCCAGACCCCCCCACCCCCCTCCAACCAGGTGGAGAAGCAGGATGCCTTCCGGCTTGGGGTACAGCTTTACGCCCTGGGCCGGTACGAGGCGGCCCTGGAGCTCTTTGAGCGGGCCTTGAAGGAGAAACCCCAGGACCCGGACATCCTCTACTGGCTGGCCCGGGCCCAGCTCAAAGTGGGGCTCCTCAACCCCGCCTTGGAGAACGCCAAGGGTCTGGTGGCCAGGAACCCCCGGTACATCGGGGGGTACATGGTTCTTTCCGAGGCCTATGTGGCCCTCTTTCGGGCCTCGGAGGATCGGGAGAAGGGGAAGGGCTATCTGGATCAGGCTCTGACCGTACTCCGCGATGCCGAGCGGGTGAACCCCCGCTACGCTCCCCTCCATGCCCAAAGGGGTCTGGTCTACGCCTTCCTGGGCCAGGCGGACAAGGCGGAGGAGGCCTTTAAGAGGGCCCTGAGCCTGCAGGACTCCGCGGAGGTGAGGGGGGCTTTGGCCGAGCTCTATCTGGCGGCAGGCCGCCTGGATGAGGCCCTGGAGCAGTACGCCAAAGCGGTCCAGCTTTTACCCCAGGATGGAAACCTGAGGGTCCGCTATGCCTCGGCCCTCCTCCTGAAGGGTCGGGCGGAGGAGGCGGTGAGGGTTTTGGAGGAGGGCTACCGCCTCAAGCCCCTAGATGCCGAGGGTTGGTACACCTTGGGCCAGGCCTATTTCCTCCTGGGTCGTTCCAAGGAGGCAGGGGTAGCCCTGGAGAACGCGGTGGCCCTGGCCCCTTTGCGCTTCCCCGTGGCCTATTACTACCTGGGGCAGATCTACCTGGCCCTGGGGGATGCCCAGAAGGCCAAAAGCCGCCTCACGGTGGCGGTGCGCCTCGAGCCCAAGCGGGCCGAGTACCGATACCAGCTCTGCCTGGCCAACGAAAAGCTAGGGGACAAGGAGGGCGCCCGTTACCAGTGCCAGGAGGCTTTAAAGTTAAAGCCCGGCTACAAGGAGGCGGAGGAGGTGCTCAAGCGGCTTTAG
- the tatA gene encoding twin-arginine translocase TatA/TatE family subunit — protein MRLGPVEILLILLVILLLFGAKKLPELARGIGQSAKEFKKGLQEGEEKKEEPKA, from the coding sequence ATGCGCTTAGGTCCAGTGGAAATCCTCCTCATCCTTCTCGTCATCCTCCTCCTCTTCGGCGCCAAGAAGCTTCCCGAGCTGGCCCGGGGCATTGGCCAGTCGGCCAAGGAGTTCAAAAAGGGCCTCCAGGAGGGCGAGGAAAAGAAGGAAGAGCCTAAGGCCTGA